Proteins encoded within one genomic window of Spirulina major PCC 6313:
- a CDS encoding DUF6761 family protein, whose translation MLTDTRTIRYYQRLTDGLVDLWRRGNRYSEMQLYLDGYIASLRHSNALEPYLIHRLEAEVARFLRDPSNFELALPQTETELDYY comes from the coding sequence ATGCTGACCGACACTCGCACAATTCGTTACTACCAACGTCTCACCGATGGCCTAGTTGACCTCTGGCGACGGGGCAATCGTTACAGTGAGATGCAATTGTATCTGGATGGATACATCGCCAGTTTGCGCCATAGTAATGCCCTTGAACCCTACTTGATTCATCGCCTCGAAGCAGAAGTGGCCCGCTTCCTGCGCGACCCGTCTAATTTTGAACTGGCTTTGCCGCAAACAGAAACCGAACTTGACTATTATTAA
- the grxD gene encoding Grx4 family monothiol glutaredoxin has translation MTPELKERIDGIVKQDKVVVFMKGSKLMPQCGFSNNVVQIINTCGVPFTTVDVLSDPDIRQGIKEYSNWPTIPQVYVNGEFVGGSDIMIELYQNGELQQMLEVALAS, from the coding sequence ATGACACCTGAACTCAAAGAACGTATTGATGGCATCGTTAAGCAAGATAAAGTCGTCGTCTTCATGAAAGGCTCGAAATTAATGCCGCAATGTGGTTTCTCCAACAATGTGGTGCAAATTATCAATACCTGCGGGGTTCCGTTCACCACCGTTGATGTGTTGAGTGATCCCGACATTCGCCAAGGGATTAAAGAATATTCCAACTGGCCCACTATTCCCCAGGTCTATGTCAATGGCGAGTTTGTGGGTGGCTCTGACATTATGATCGAACTCTACCAAAACGGCGAATTGCAACAAATGCTAGAAGTTGCCCTTGCGTCTTAA
- a CDS encoding BolA family protein → MVSLDQVKSMIQATLPDAEVTVEDLTGGGDHLQATVISTAFEGQSRVKQHQMVYGALQEALASEAIHALALKTYTPATWATVNG, encoded by the coding sequence ATGGTGAGCTTAGATCAAGTCAAATCGATGATTCAGGCAACGTTGCCCGATGCAGAAGTAACCGTGGAAGACCTGACCGGCGGTGGTGACCATCTCCAAGCCACTGTGATTTCCACGGCCTTTGAAGGACAATCCCGCGTCAAGCAGCATCAAATGGTGTACGGGGCACTCCAAGAAGCCCTCGCTTCTGAAGCGATTCACGCCCTCGCCCTCAAAACCTACACCCCCGCCACTTGGGCAACAGTGAACGGTTAA
- a CDS encoding SIMPL domain-containing protein, with product MKRLMLKRIAPLMLSCAVLSLAVPLPSFADEIRSRLLTVTGTGIERVPTTITRVRLAVEVQGSDAAAVQRNVAQRTAQVIELLRSQGVDRLQTTGVSLQPRYERREGLNENRLVGYVGSNSVAFQIATEEAGTVIDRAVSSGVSRIDGVEFMATDTVLDAAKADALRQATANARSEARIVLASLGLQEEEIVGIEIHSSGYVSPMRSNAIQFEAADTLVGGDQTVSATVTLEIRY from the coding sequence ATGAAACGATTGATGTTAAAACGAATTGCCCCTCTCATGTTGTCCTGTGCAGTGTTGAGTTTGGCTGTGCCGCTCCCCAGTTTTGCCGACGAGATCCGATCGCGCCTGCTGACGGTGACGGGCACAGGGATTGAGCGAGTTCCCACCACGATTACGCGGGTACGGTTGGCGGTGGAGGTGCAGGGGAGTGATGCGGCAGCGGTGCAGCGGAATGTAGCCCAGCGCACGGCCCAGGTGATTGAGTTGTTGCGATCGCAAGGCGTAGACCGCCTCCAAACCACAGGGGTTAGCCTCCAGCCCCGCTACGAACGCCGCGAGGGTCTCAATGAAAACCGTCTCGTGGGCTATGTGGGGTCGAATAGTGTCGCCTTCCAGATCGCCACGGAGGAAGCCGGTACGGTGATTGACCGCGCGGTGTCCAGTGGGGTGAGCCGCATTGATGGGGTGGAATTTATGGCCACAGATACCGTTTTGGACGCGGCCAAAGCCGATGCCCTACGCCAAGCCACCGCCAATGCTCGCTCAGAGGCTCGGATTGTCCTGGCCTCCCTCGGCTTGCAGGAGGAGGAAATTGTCGGCATCGAGATCCACAGTTCGGGCTACGTTAGCCCGATGCGAAGTAATGCGATCCAGTTTGAGGCGGCGGATACCTTGGTGGGTGGCGATCAGACCGTATCGGCTACGGTGACGCTGGAAATTCGCTATTAA
- the hpxO gene encoding FAD-dependent urate hydroxylase HpxO yields MYHLNVVIIGAGIGGLTTGIAFQQAGYTVNVFERTRELRPAGAGISLWSNGVKVLNRLGLGDKLAAIGGQMDWMEYRSHTDELLNEIDLRPMIQQVGQRPYPVSRTDLQQMLLDALGPEQVELGVQCVGVEETETEAIAILNDGRRVSADVIIGADGVRSTVRDYVIGKTVGPRYADYVNWNGIVPMSDDLPPGNSWVIYVGEGKRASMMPIGGDRFYFFFGAPMSAGTTVEPSDRREELAQLFQGWAQPVQNLIKHLDPLQTNRLEIGDLEPLDRLVRGRVALVGDSGHATTPTLGQGGCQALEDVEILTRYLLTTTISVPDALQRYGEARKDRTRDLVLKARKRTNVIYAKDPDQTAAWYQQLKQEIPSDVTDAIAKIILAGPFG; encoded by the coding sequence ATGTATCATCTCAACGTTGTCATCATCGGCGCGGGTATCGGCGGACTCACCACAGGCATCGCCTTTCAGCAAGCAGGCTACACCGTGAACGTGTTTGAGCGCACCCGCGAATTGCGCCCGGCCGGGGCGGGGATTTCCCTGTGGTCCAATGGGGTCAAAGTGCTCAATCGTTTGGGGTTGGGGGACAAATTAGCCGCCATCGGGGGACAAATGGACTGGATGGAATATCGCAGCCATACCGATGAATTGCTCAATGAAATTGATCTGCGCCCGATGATTCAACAGGTAGGACAACGCCCCTACCCCGTCTCGCGCACCGATTTGCAGCAAATGCTCCTCGATGCCTTGGGCCCGGAACAGGTGGAGTTGGGGGTGCAATGTGTGGGGGTGGAAGAGACGGAAACAGAAGCGATCGCCATTCTCAACGATGGGCGGCGGGTCAGTGCGGATGTGATCATTGGGGCCGATGGGGTGCGGTCTACGGTGCGGGACTATGTGATCGGCAAAACCGTCGGGCCACGGTATGCCGACTATGTGAACTGGAACGGGATTGTGCCGATGAGTGACGATCTCCCCCCTGGCAATAGTTGGGTGATCTATGTGGGCGAGGGGAAACGGGCCTCGATGATGCCCATCGGGGGCGATCGCTTCTACTTTTTCTTTGGGGCTCCGATGTCGGCCGGGACGACGGTTGAACCGAGCGATCGCCGCGAGGAACTAGCCCAACTGTTCCAAGGCTGGGCCCAACCCGTCCAAAACCTGATCAAACACCTCGACCCCCTCCAAACCAATCGCTTAGAAATTGGCGACCTAGAACCCCTCGATCGCTTAGTACGGGGTCGCGTCGCCCTCGTGGGCGATTCCGGCCACGCCACCACCCCCACCCTGGGACAAGGGGGCTGTCAAGCCCTCGAAGATGTGGAAATTCTCACCCGCTACCTCCTCACCACAACGATCAGCGTGCCCGATGCCCTGCAACGGTATGGAGAGGCTCGCAAGGATCGCACCCGTGACCTCGTCCTCAAAGCCCGCAAGCGCACCAACGTGATTTACGCGAAAGATCCCGACCAAACCGCAGCCTGGTATCAACAACTGAAGCAGGAAATTCCCAGCGATGTCACCGATGCGATCGCTAAAATCATCCTCGCGGGCCCCTTCGGCTAA